A window of Nodularia sp. LEGE 06071 contains these coding sequences:
- a CDS encoding AAA family ATPase, producing MIASDDTHHSHHVVRDDSQESIKLLRTSIIYGANASGKSNLIKAMKFARDFIVDGVKKNTNINIANFKLDKTCYTKPSRFEFEFRTNDKQYAYGFLVDKHKIHEEWLFEIGVNMEIPIYERMGENINFHDFKHEFFLNISEDEKNRIRYESTSTRENLLFLTNSQERKIKELKPIFEWFSDVLKIVFPNSKPTLPFFTVQDSLSNFLESLDLGIQKITTKTIDLDHYKEIPSEIKDEIKKGFPYEEGQNNAIFIPRLQCIISKAKDETDKLTVLNLSPVRFDKENSEVEFEISEESDGTQRLIDLFPMLMHLARGNAVYVIDEIERSLHSLLMKKLFDYFLNNPENTSLNSQLIATTHEVYLLDIKDIFRKDEVWFVEKDKHGQSVIYSLANTDVDNLDLAAGYLNGRFGAIPFIKDLKTLGWSQD from the coding sequence ATGATTGCTTCAGATGATACCCATCATAGTCATCATGTAGTAAGAGATGATTCTCAGGAGTCAATAAAATTACTAAGAACATCTATAATTTATGGTGCTAATGCTTCTGGCAAATCTAACTTAATTAAAGCCATGAAATTTGCCAGAGATTTTATTGTAGATGGTGTTAAAAAAAATACAAATATAAATATTGCTAATTTCAAACTAGATAAAACCTGTTATACGAAGCCATCTAGATTTGAGTTTGAGTTTAGAACTAATGATAAACAGTATGCTTATGGCTTTTTAGTTGATAAACACAAAATTCATGAAGAATGGTTATTTGAAATTGGTGTAAATATGGAAATACCAATTTATGAAAGAATGGGAGAAAATATTAATTTTCATGATTTTAAACACGAATTTTTCTTGAATATTTCTGAAGACGAAAAAAATAGAATTCGTTATGAATCGACGAGTACAAGAGAAAATTTACTGTTTTTGACTAATTCACAAGAACGGAAAATAAAAGAGTTAAAACCTATATTTGAATGGTTCAGTGATGTTTTAAAAATTGTTTTTCCTAATTCCAAGCCTACACTACCTTTTTTTACAGTACAAGATTCTCTGAGTAACTTTTTAGAATCATTAGATTTAGGGATTCAAAAGATTACTACTAAAACAATTGATTTAGATCACTATAAGGAAATACCCTCAGAAATTAAAGATGAAATTAAGAAAGGGTTTCCTTATGAAGAAGGTCAAAACAATGCAATATTTATACCTAGATTACAATGTATTATCTCTAAAGCAAAAGACGAAACCGACAAATTGACAGTTCTTAATTTATCACCAGTCAGATTTGATAAAGAAAATAGCGAAGTAGAGTTTGAAATATCAGAAGAGTCAGATGGAACGCAAAGATTAATCGATTTATTCCCTATGTTAATGCATTTAGCACGGGGAAATGCTGTTTATGTAATAGATGAAATTGAAAGAAGTCTACATTCTTTACTGATGAAGAAACTTTTTGATTATTTTCTGAATAATCCTGAAAATACAAGTTTAAATAGTCAATTAATTGCTACCACGCATGAAGTTTATTTACTAGATATAAAAGATATCTTTAGAAAAGATGAAGTTTGGTTTGTAGAAAAAGATAAGCATGGACAATCTGTAATTTATTCTTTAGCTAATACAGACGTTGACAATCTCGATTTAGCTGCTGGATATCTTAATGGAAGATTTGGAGCAATACCTTTTATTAAAGACTTAAAAACATTGGGATGGAGCCAGGATTAA
- the psaB gene encoding photosystem I core protein PsaB has translation MATKFPKFSQDLAQDPTTRRIWYAIATGNDFESHDGMTEENLYQKIFATHFGHLAIIFLWASSLLFHVAWQGNFEQWIKDPLHVRPIAHAIWDPHFGQPAIEAFTQGGASNPVNIAYSGVYHWWYTIGMRTNSELYTGSVFLLLLSALFLFAGWLHLQPKFRPSLSWFKSAEPRLNHHLAGLFGVSSLAWAGHLIHVAIPESRGQHVGWDNFLTTLPHPAGLTPFFTGNWGVYAADPDTASHVFSTSQGSGTAILTFLGGFHPQTESLWLTDMAHHHLAIAVIFIIAGHMYRTNFGIGHSIKEMLNSKSGLVPGSKSEGQFNLPHQGLYDTINNSLHFQLSLALAALGTITSLVAQHMYALPPYAFIAKDYTTQAALYTHHQYIAGFLMVGAFAHAAIFWVRDYDPEQNKGNVLDRILQHKEAIISHLSWVSLFLGFHTLGLYVHNDVVVAFGTPEKQILIEPVFAQFIQAAHGKVLYGLDTLLSNPDSIAYTAYPNYGNVWLGGWLDAINSGTNSLFLTIGPGDFLVHHAFALAIHTTTLVLVKGALDARGSKLMPDKKDFGYAFPCDGPGRGGTCDISAWDSFYLAMFWMLNTIGWVTFYWHWKHLGIWQGNVAQFNENSTYLMGWFRDYLWANSAQLINGYNPYGVNNLSVWAWMFLFGHLVWATGFMFLISWRGYWQELIETLVWAHERTPLANLVRWKDKPVALSIVQARLVGLAHFTVGYVVTYAAFLIASTAGKFG, from the coding sequence ATGGCAACGAAATTTCCAAAATTTAGCCAGGATCTCGCACAGGACCCGACTACCCGTCGGATATGGTATGCGATCGCTACAGGAAACGACTTTGAAAGCCACGATGGCATGACTGAAGAGAATCTTTACCAAAAGATTTTCGCCACTCACTTCGGTCACTTGGCAATCATTTTCCTGTGGGCTTCCAGCCTCCTGTTCCACGTAGCCTGGCAAGGTAACTTTGAACAGTGGATTAAAGATCCCCTTCATGTCCGTCCCATCGCCCATGCGATTTGGGACCCCCACTTTGGTCAACCTGCAATTGAAGCATTTACCCAAGGTGGCGCTAGCAATCCTGTAAACATTGCTTACTCTGGTGTTTACCACTGGTGGTATACCATCGGGATGCGGACGAACAGCGAACTATATACCGGTTCTGTGTTCCTCCTCTTGTTGTCAGCATTATTCTTATTTGCTGGTTGGTTGCACTTACAACCCAAGTTCCGTCCTAGCCTCTCTTGGTTTAAGAGTGCTGAACCCCGCCTGAACCACCACTTGGCTGGTTTGTTTGGTGTCAGTTCTTTGGCTTGGGCTGGTCACTTGATTCACGTTGCTATCCCCGAATCTCGCGGACAGCACGTTGGTTGGGATAACTTCCTCACCACACTGCCCCACCCAGCAGGTTTGACACCGTTCTTCACAGGTAACTGGGGAGTTTACGCTGCTGACCCTGATACTGCTAGCCATGTTTTTAGTACATCTCAAGGTTCAGGTACAGCGATTCTGACTTTCTTGGGTGGTTTCCATCCTCAGACAGAATCCTTGTGGTTGACCGATATGGCTCACCACCATTTGGCGATCGCAGTTATCTTCATTATTGCTGGTCATATGTACCGGACTAACTTCGGAATTGGTCACAGCATCAAAGAAATGCTGAACTCCAAATCCGGTTTAGTACCTGGTAGCAAGAGTGAAGGTCAATTCAACCTGCCTCACCAAGGTCTGTACGACACCATTAACAACTCGCTGCACTTCCAGTTGTCACTAGCTTTAGCGGCACTAGGAACTATCACTTCGTTGGTAGCGCAGCATATGTACGCTCTGCCTCCTTACGCATTCATTGCTAAGGACTACACAACTCAAGCAGCGCTGTACACACACCACCAGTATATTGCTGGCTTCTTGATGGTTGGTGCTTTTGCCCACGCCGCCATCTTCTGGGTACGTGACTACGACCCCGAACAAAACAAAGGCAACGTACTCGACCGGATATTACAGCACAAAGAAGCGATCATCTCTCACCTCAGCTGGGTATCGCTATTCTTGGGCTTCCATACCCTCGGTTTGTATGTACACAACGACGTAGTAGTAGCTTTCGGTACTCCTGAAAAGCAAATCTTGATTGAGCCTGTGTTCGCACAATTCATTCAAGCTGCTCACGGTAAAGTACTTTACGGTTTAGACACATTGCTGTCTAACCCCGACAGCATCGCCTACACAGCGTATCCTAACTACGGCAACGTTTGGTTGGGTGGCTGGTTGGATGCCATCAACTCTGGCACCAACTCCCTATTCTTAACAATTGGCCCTGGCGACTTCTTGGTTCACCACGCATTCGCTTTGGCTATTCACACCACCACCTTGGTACTTGTTAAAGGTGCTTTGGACGCTCGTGGTTCCAAGTTGATGCCCGATAAAAAGGACTTCGGCTATGCGTTCCCTTGCGACGGTCCAGGCCGTGGCGGTACTTGCGACATCTCAGCTTGGGACTCTTTCTACCTAGCGATGTTCTGGATGTTGAACACCATTGGTTGGGTAACCTTCTACTGGCACTGGAAACATCTAGGTATTTGGCAAGGTAACGTTGCTCAGTTTAACGAAAACTCTACATATCTCATGGGCTGGTTCCGTGACTATCTCTGGGCTAACTCGGCTCAGTTGATTAACGGATACAATCCTTACGGCGTGAATAACCTGTCTGTTTGGGCTTGGATGTTCCTATTTGGACACCTTGTTTGGGCAACTGGTTTCATGTTCCTGATTTCTTGGAGAGGTTACTGGCAAGAGTTGATTGAAACCCTTGTTTGGGCGCACGAGCGTACTCCTCTAGCTAACTTGGTTCGCTGGAAAGACAAGCCCGTTGCTTTGTCCATTGTTCAAGCTCGTTTGGTAGGTCTAGCCCACTTCACTGTCGGCTACGTCGTGACCTACGCGGCGTTCTTGATTGCCTCCACTGCTGGTAAGTTCGGTTAA
- the psaA gene encoding photosystem I core protein PsaA, with the protein MTISPPEREEKKARVIVDKDPVPTSFERWAKPGHFDRSLAKGPKTTTWIWNLHALAHDFDTHTSDLEDISRKIFAAHFGHLSVVAIWLSGMLFHGAKFSNYEAWLSDPLNVSPSAQVVWPIVGQDILNGDVGGGFRGIQITSGLFQVWRGWGITSSFQLYVTAIGGLVLAALFLFAGWFHYHKRAPKLEWFQNVESMLNHHLAVLLGCGSLGWTGHLIHVSAPINKLMDAGVAVKDIPLPHEFILNKDLLTDLYPSFASGLTPFFTLNWGQYADFLTFKGGLNPVTGGLWMTDIAHHHLAIAVLFIIAGHMYRTNWGIGHSIKEILENHKGPFTGEGHKGLYENLTTSWHAQLATNLAFLGSLTIIIAHHMYAMPPYPYLATDYATQLCIFTHHMWIGGFLIVGGAAHAAIFMVRDYDPVVNQNNVLDRVIRHRDAIISHLNWVCIFLGFHSFGLYIHNDTMRALGRPQDMFSDSAIQLQPVFAQWVQNLHTLAPGGTAPNAIEPVSYAFGGGILAVGGKVAMMPIALGTADFLVHHIHAFTIHVTVLILLKGVLYARSSRLIPDKANLGFRFPCDGPGRGGTCQVSGWDHVFLGLFWMYNSLSIVIFHFSWKMQSDVWGTVDAAGNVSHITGGNFAQSAITINGWLRDFLWAQASQVINSYGSALSAYGLLFLGAHFVWAFSLMFLFSGRGYWQELIESIVWAHNKLKVAPAIQPRALSIIQGRAVGVAHYLLGGIVTTWAFFHAHILSVG; encoded by the coding sequence ATGACGATTAGTCCTCCGGAGCGAGAGGAAAAGAAGGCAAGAGTCATAGTTGATAAAGATCCGGTTCCTACCTCATTTGAAAGATGGGCAAAGCCAGGACACTTCGACAGATCCTTAGCCAAAGGTCCCAAAACCACCACCTGGATTTGGAATCTTCATGCCCTCGCCCATGACTTTGATACACATACAAGCGATTTAGAAGACATTTCTCGTAAAATCTTCGCGGCACACTTCGGACATTTGTCCGTAGTAGCGATTTGGTTGAGCGGGATGTTATTCCACGGCGCTAAATTCTCGAATTACGAAGCTTGGTTAAGCGACCCACTCAATGTGAGTCCCAGCGCTCAAGTAGTTTGGCCCATTGTTGGACAAGACATTTTAAATGGTGATGTCGGCGGTGGATTCCGCGGTATTCAGATCACCTCTGGCTTGTTCCAAGTATGGCGCGGCTGGGGGATCACAAGCTCATTCCAGCTTTATGTCACAGCTATTGGCGGCTTGGTACTAGCAGCATTGTTCTTATTTGCTGGTTGGTTCCATTACCACAAGCGCGCTCCCAAACTGGAATGGTTCCAGAATGTTGAGTCAATGCTGAATCATCACTTGGCAGTATTGCTGGGTTGTGGTTCCTTGGGATGGACTGGACACCTAATCCATGTGTCAGCACCAATCAACAAACTCATGGATGCGGGTGTAGCTGTTAAAGATATACCTTTGCCCCACGAGTTCATTCTGAACAAAGACTTGTTGACAGATTTGTATCCCAGCTTTGCTAGTGGGTTAACACCATTCTTCACCTTGAATTGGGGTCAGTATGCTGACTTCCTTACCTTCAAGGGCGGTTTGAACCCTGTAACAGGCGGCTTGTGGATGACCGATATTGCCCATCACCATTTGGCGATCGCGGTTCTGTTCATCATTGCTGGTCATATGTACCGTACCAACTGGGGTATCGGTCACAGTATTAAAGAAATCCTGGAAAACCATAAAGGTCCCTTCACAGGAGAAGGTCATAAAGGTTTGTATGAAAACCTGACCACATCCTGGCACGCTCAGTTGGCAACTAACCTTGCTTTCTTGGGTTCACTGACCATCATCATTGCTCACCATATGTACGCAATGCCTCCGTATCCTTACTTGGCAACGGATTACGCGACGCAATTGTGTATATTCACACATCATATGTGGATAGGTGGCTTCTTGATTGTTGGTGGTGCGGCTCACGCAGCCATATTTATGGTGCGGGATTACGATCCTGTGGTGAACCAAAACAACGTGCTAGATCGTGTGATTCGTCACCGGGATGCTATCATTTCCCATCTGAATTGGGTGTGTATTTTCTTGGGCTTCCACAGCTTTGGACTGTACATCCACAACGATACAATGCGTGCCTTGGGTCGTCCTCAAGATATGTTCTCTGACTCGGCAATTCAGTTGCAGCCAGTATTTGCTCAGTGGGTGCAAAATCTGCACACTCTAGCACCTGGTGGTACTGCTCCTAATGCCATAGAGCCAGTTAGTTATGCTTTTGGCGGCGGTATTTTGGCTGTCGGCGGCAAAGTGGCAATGATGCCTATTGCTTTGGGTACAGCGGACTTTTTAGTTCACCACATCCACGCCTTCACCATTCACGTCACCGTTCTGATTCTGCTCAAGGGTGTGTTATACGCCCGTAGTTCTCGTCTGATTCCAGACAAGGCAAACTTAGGCTTCCGCTTCCCTTGCGACGGTCCAGGCCGTGGCGGTACTTGCCAAGTATCTGGTTGGGACCACGTGTTCCTCGGATTATTTTGGATGTACAACTCCCTATCGATTGTGATCTTCCACTTCAGTTGGAAAATGCAATCAGATGTCTGGGGAACAGTAGATGCAGCAGGTAATGTGTCTCACATTACTGGTGGTAACTTTGCCCAAAGTGCCATCACCATCAACGGCTGGTTGCGTGACTTCCTGTGGGCGCAAGCTTCACAAGTAATCAACTCCTACGGCAGTGCTTTATCTGCTTATGGTCTACTCTTCTTAGGCGCTCACTTTGTATGGGCATTCAGCTTAATGTTCCTGTTCAGCGGTCGCGGCTACTGGCAAGAACTAATTGAGTCCATTGTTTGGGCGCACAATAAGCTGAAAGTAGCACCAGCAATTCAGCCTCGCGCTCTGAGCATCATTCAGGGACGAGCTGTAGGTGTAGCTCACTACCTCTTAGGAGGAATTGTGACCACCTGGGCATTCTTCCACGCACACATCCTTTCAGTAGGGTAG
- the clpB gene encoding ATP-dependent chaperone ClpB, whose amino-acid sequence MQPTNPNQFTEKAWEAIAHTPDIAKQYQQQQIESEHLMKALLEQEGLASSILTKAGVDLQKIRDRTEQFFQRQPKVSGSSTSVFLGRSLDTLLDRADVYRQEFKDEYISIEHLLLGYAKDDRFGKSLFQEFGLDEGKLKKIIKQIRGSQKVTDQNPEGKYEALEKYGRDLTEAARKGQLDPVIGRDDEIRRTVQILSRRTKNNPVLIGEPGVGKTAIAEGLAQRIIAGDVPQSLKDRKLISLDMGALIAGAKFRGEFEERLKAVLKEVTESGGNIVLFIDEIHTVVGAGATQGAMDAGNLLKPMLARGELRCIGATTLDEYRKYIEKDAALERRFQQVYVDQPSVTDTISILRGLKERYEVHHGVRISDSALVAAATLSSRYISDRFLPDKAIDLVDEAAARLKMEITSKPEELDEIDRKILQLEMEKLSLQKETDAASRERLERIEKELADLKEEQRTLTAQWQSEKDIINKIQSIKEEIDRVNLEVQQSERNYDLNRAAELKYGKLTNLHRQLETAEGELANVQRTGKSLLREEVTEADIAEIISKWTRIPISKLVESEKEKLLHLEDELHNRVIGQAEAVTAVADAIQRSRAGLADPNRPIASFIFLGPTGVGKTELAKALAAYMFDTEESLVRIDMSEYMEKHAVARLIGAPPGYVGYEEGGQLTEAIRRRPYAVILFDEIEKAHPDVFNILLQILDDGRVTDAQGRTVDFKNAIIIMTSNIGSQYILDVAGEPAHYDEMRRRVMEAMRNSFRPEFLNRIDEIIIFHGLDKTELRQIVLLQVERLRGRLSDRKMSLRLSDSALDFLAEVGYDPVYGARPLKRAIQRELETQIAKGILRGDFNDGDTIFVDVQNERLSFSRLPVEVFTT is encoded by the coding sequence ATGCAACCCACTAATCCTAACCAATTTACCGAAAAAGCCTGGGAAGCGATCGCTCATACCCCAGATATTGCTAAACAATATCAGCAACAGCAAATCGAAAGTGAACACCTGATGAAAGCCCTGCTGGAACAAGAAGGTCTAGCCAGCAGCATTTTAACGAAGGCGGGTGTTGATTTGCAAAAAATCCGCGATCGCACTGAACAATTCTTCCAACGTCAGCCGAAAGTATCTGGTAGCAGCACGTCCGTATTTTTGGGACGGAGTTTAGATACACTATTAGATAGAGCCGATGTCTATCGTCAGGAATTCAAAGACGAATATATCTCAATTGAGCATTTATTGCTGGGTTATGCCAAAGATGACCGCTTTGGTAAAAGTTTATTTCAAGAATTCGGTTTAGACGAAGGCAAGTTAAAGAAAATCATTAAGCAAATTCGTGGGAGTCAAAAAGTGACCGACCAAAATCCAGAAGGCAAATATGAAGCACTGGAAAAATATGGACGTGACCTCACAGAAGCCGCACGTAAAGGTCAACTTGATCCAGTCATTGGGCGGGATGATGAAATTCGCCGCACTGTGCAGATTCTCTCGCGGCGTACCAAGAATAACCCTGTGTTAATTGGTGAACCGGGTGTGGGTAAAACTGCGATCGCGGAAGGTCTAGCCCAACGGATTATTGCTGGTGATGTCCCCCAATCCCTCAAAGACCGCAAGTTGATCTCTTTAGATATGGGGGCTTTAATCGCCGGGGCAAAATTCCGGGGCGAATTTGAAGAACGCCTCAAAGCAGTATTAAAAGAAGTTACGGAATCCGGCGGGAATATAGTTTTATTTATTGATGAAATTCATACTGTGGTCGGCGCGGGTGCGACTCAAGGGGCGATGGATGCCGGTAATTTGTTAAAACCGATGTTAGCGCGGGGTGAATTACGGTGTATTGGAGCGACAACTTTAGATGAGTATCGCAAGTATATCGAAAAAGATGCGGCTCTAGAAAGACGCTTCCAGCAGGTTTATGTAGACCAGCCCAGCGTCACAGATACAATTTCGATTTTACGCGGTTTGAAAGAACGCTATGAAGTCCACCACGGGGTGAGAATTTCTGATAGTGCTTTGGTTGCAGCCGCTACATTATCCAGTCGGTATATTAGCGATCGCTTCCTCCCAGATAAAGCCATTGACTTGGTAGACGAAGCCGCCGCCCGATTGAAAATGGAAATTACCTCTAAACCAGAGGAACTGGACGAAATCGACCGCAAGATTTTGCAGTTGGAAATGGAAAAGCTGTCTTTGCAAAAAGAAACAGATGCAGCTTCGCGAGAACGTTTAGAAAGAATTGAAAAGGAACTGGCGGATCTCAAAGAAGAACAAAGAACTCTCACAGCGCAATGGCAGTCTGAAAAAGATATTATCAACAAAATTCAGTCAATTAAAGAAGAAATTGACCGGGTGAACTTAGAGGTGCAGCAATCAGAAAGAAATTATGACCTGAATCGCGCCGCCGAGTTGAAATATGGCAAGTTAACTAATTTACACCGCCAATTAGAAACCGCAGAAGGTGAATTAGCCAACGTCCAAAGAACCGGCAAATCTCTATTGCGTGAGGAAGTTACAGAAGCTGACATTGCGGAAATTATTTCTAAGTGGACGAGAATCCCCATCAGCAAGTTGGTGGAATCTGAGAAAGAAAAACTGCTGCATTTAGAAGATGAACTGCACAACCGAGTCATTGGACAAGCCGAAGCCGTCACAGCTGTAGCCGATGCAATTCAGCGATCGCGTGCGGGACTGGCTGATCCGAATCGTCCCATTGCTAGCTTTATTTTCCTCGGTCCCACGGGTGTAGGTAAAACCGAACTAGCCAAAGCGTTAGCAGCATATATGTTCGACACCGAAGAATCTTTGGTGCGAATTGATATGTCTGAGTATATGGAAAAACACGCAGTTGCGCGGTTAATCGGTGCGCCTCCAGGATATGTCGGCTACGAAGAAGGTGGGCAATTAACTGAAGCAATTCGTCGTCGTCCTTATGCCGTGATTCTCTTCGACGAAATCGAAAAAGCACACCCTGATGTGTTCAATATCTTACTGCAAATTCTCGATGATGGTCGTGTCACTGATGCCCAAGGTCGGACAGTGGACTTCAAAAATGCAATTATTATCATGACCAGTAACATCGGTTCGCAGTATATTCTCGATGTCGCTGGGGAACCCGCACATTACGACGAAATGCGCCGCCGAGTCATGGAAGCAATGCGAAATAGCTTCCGTCCAGAGTTTCTTAACCGAATTGATGAAATCATCATCTTCCACGGTTTGGATAAAACAGAACTGCGGCAAATTGTCCTGTTACAAGTAGAGAGATTAAGAGGAAGATTGAGCGATCGCAAGATGTCTCTGAGACTTTCAGATTCTGCCCTTGACTTTTTAGCCGAAGTAGGATATGACCCTGTGTATGGAGCGCGTCCACTCAAACGAGCAATTCAGAGAGAGTTAGAAACTCAAATTGCCAAAGGTATCTTGCGCGGTGACTTCAACGACGGCGACACCATTTTTGTTGATGTGCAGAATGAGCGCCTTTCCTTCAGTCGCTTACCTGTGGAGGTCTTTACTACCTGA
- a CDS encoding RloB family protein yields MGRERNTDYQGRSSYIASKCGEDRKWKLYIIAAEGDKTEYQYFNALTIKYEEDFRLSNIHVEFIDRTEEEAGNSDPQYVYKTLLKFYEELKENYDLQESDELWMIIDTDDHDNRKLTISYLAQKCCENPLYKLCISNPCFEIWLILHFFDLEISLQDSIPGNLEVTSLKDYIQNQYIKKRPGICKKLWNRIHQTKKQPSYAQLIQYIPEAITRAKILGECNPNDPDYPENKIATGVYKLLEKLTQLSMNLES; encoded by the coding sequence ATGGGAAGAGAAAGGAATACAGATTATCAAGGTAGATCCAGTTATATTGCCAGTAAATGTGGTGAAGATAGAAAATGGAAACTATATATAATAGCTGCGGAAGGTGATAAAACTGAATATCAATATTTTAATGCCTTAACAATAAAATATGAAGAAGATTTTCGGCTCAGTAATATTCATGTGGAGTTTATAGATAGAACAGAAGAAGAAGCTGGAAATTCAGATCCTCAATATGTATATAAAACATTACTTAAATTCTATGAGGAATTAAAGGAAAATTACGATCTTCAAGAATCTGATGAATTATGGATGATAATAGATACTGACGACCATGATAATCGTAAACTCACTATTTCTTATTTAGCTCAAAAATGTTGTGAGAATCCTCTGTATAAATTATGTATTAGTAATCCCTGCTTTGAAATTTGGTTAATACTCCACTTCTTTGATTTAGAAATAAGTTTACAAGATTCTATTCCAGGAAATTTAGAAGTTACTAGCTTGAAAGATTATATTCAAAATCAATATATTAAAAAAAGACCAGGAATTTGTAAAAAGTTATGGAATAGGATTCATCAAACTAAGAAGCAACCATCTTATGCACAACTAATACAATATATTCCAGAAGCAATTACCAGAGCAAAAATACTTGGTGAATGTAACCCCAATGATCCAGACTATCCAGAAAATAAAATTGCTACAGGAGTTTACAAGTTGCTAGAAAAATTAACACAACTTTCTATGAATCTAGAGAGTTAA
- a CDS encoding YqaE/Pmp3 family membrane protein has product MDLVRIVCAVLLPPLGVFLQVGFGMDFWINILLTCLGYIPGIIHAVWIIAKK; this is encoded by the coding sequence ATGGATTTAGTTCGGATTGTATGTGCTGTTTTACTTCCACCTCTGGGAGTATTTTTACAAGTAGGTTTTGGTATGGATTTTTGGATCAATATCCTGTTGACGTGTTTGGGTTATATCCCCGGAATAATTCACGCCGTGTGGATCATTGCCAAGAAATAA
- a CDS encoding translation initiation factor, whose translation MSSDKSSNKRFVYREFGNDKSAATERGVPELPPQQQNLKVEASRKGRKGKTVTVISGFQTKPETLADLVKQLKSQCGSGGTVKDNEIEIQGEHKQKILDILTKLGYKAKISGG comes from the coding sequence ATGTCTTCTGATAAATCTTCCAACAAACGCTTTGTCTACCGTGAATTTGGTAATGATAAATCTGCGGCTACAGAAAGAGGGGTTCCGGAATTACCTCCGCAGCAACAAAACCTGAAGGTGGAGGCTTCCCGCAAAGGACGCAAGGGTAAAACTGTGACAGTGATTAGCGGTTTTCAAACCAAACCTGAAACTTTGGCTGATTTAGTTAAACAGTTGAAAAGCCAATGCGGTTCCGGTGGAACTGTGAAAGATAACGAAATTGAAATTCAGGGCGAGCATAAACAGAAAATTCTGGATATTTTGACTAAATTAGGTTACAAAGCCAAAATTAGCGGTGGTTGA
- the trpB gene encoding tryptophan synthase subunit beta, which translates to MTTTPLSPSSPSNTQVPDILGRFGRFGGKYVPETLMPALAELETAYQQYRHDPSFQAELQDLLRDYVGRATPLYFAERLTAHYARPDGTGAQIYLKREDLNHTGAHKINNALGQVLLARRMGKQRVIAETGAGQHGVATATVCARFGLECVIYMGVHDMERQALNVFRMRLMGAEVRPVEAGTGTLKDATSEAIRDWVTNVETTHYILGSVAGPHPYPMMVRDFHAVIGVETRAQAMEKWGGLPDILIACVGGGSNAMGLFHEFVNESSIRLIGVEAAGEGVDTEKHAATLTKGQIGVLHGAMSYLLQDEEGQIIEAHSISAGLDYPGVGPEHSYLKDMGRAEYYSVTDAEALEAFQRLSRLEGIIPALETAHAIAYLETLCPQLSGSPRIVLNCSGRGDKDVQTVAKFLIHE; encoded by the coding sequence GTGACTACTACACCCCTCTCTCCCAGTTCCCCATCAAACACTCAGGTTCCCGACATCCTTGGACGCTTTGGACGCTTTGGCGGTAAGTACGTCCCGGAAACACTGATGCCAGCTTTAGCTGAATTAGAAACAGCTTATCAGCAATACCGCCACGACCCAAGTTTTCAAGCAGAATTACAAGATTTACTGCGAGATTATGTCGGACGCGCCACACCTTTGTATTTTGCCGAACGCCTCACTGCTCATTATGCCCGTCCAGATGGTACAGGAGCGCAAATTTACTTAAAGCGTGAAGACTTAAATCACACAGGCGCGCACAAAATTAATAATGCCTTGGGTCAGGTATTGTTGGCGCGGCGCATGGGTAAGCAACGAGTAATTGCCGAAACAGGCGCAGGACAGCATGGAGTTGCAACAGCAACGGTTTGCGCTCGGTTTGGGCTGGAATGTGTGATCTACATGGGCGTTCACGACATGGAACGTCAAGCTTTAAATGTCTTCAGAATGCGACTCATGGGGGCGGAAGTGCGTCCGGTAGAAGCGGGAACCGGAACCCTCAAGGATGCGACTTCTGAGGCTATCCGGGATTGGGTGACGAATGTGGAAACAACGCATTACATTTTGGGTTCAGTAGCTGGCCCCCATCCTTACCCAATGATGGTACGCGATTTTCATGCTGTGATTGGTGTAGAAACTCGCGCCCAAGCAATGGAAAAATGGGGCGGTTTACCTGATATTCTCATAGCTTGTGTGGGTGGTGGTTCCAACGCGATGGGATTATTCCACGAGTTTGTCAATGAGTCTTCAATCCGGTTAATTGGGGTGGAAGCAGCCGGCGAAGGTGTAGATACAGAAAAACACGCTGCTACCTTGACAAAAGGACAGATTGGTGTATTGCACGGAGCAATGAGCTATTTGTTGCAAGATGAAGAAGGACAAATAATTGAGGCGCACTCCATTAGTGCAGGTTTAGATTATCCTGGGGTGGGGCCAGAACATAGCTATTTGAAAGATATGGGAAGGGCTGAATATTATAGTGTGACTGATGCAGAGGCTTTAGAAGCGTTCCAGCGACTATCTCGCCTAGAGGGAATTATACCTGCTTTGGAAACTGCTCATGCGATCGCTTATCTAGAAACCCTCTGTCCTCAGCTGAGTGGTAGTCCGCGAATTGTACTCAACTGTTCTGGACGCGGTGATAAGGATGTACAAACGGTAGCCAAGTTTTTAATCCACGAATAA